In the genome of Oncorhynchus gorbuscha isolate QuinsamMale2020 ecotype Even-year linkage group LG05, OgorEven_v1.0, whole genome shotgun sequence, the window ctgcaccctatttcattgtggagctagaggagttagagccctgtctatgttggcagataagatgagagcacccctccagctaggatggagtccgttactcctcagcaggtcaggcttggtcctgtttgtgggtgagtcccagaaagagggccaattatctacaaattctatcttttgggaggggcagaaaacagttttcaaccagcgattgagttgtgagactctgctgtagagctcatcactccccctaactgggagggggccagagacaattactcgatgccgacacatctttctagctgatatgcacgcagaagctatgttgcgcttggtgatctctgactgtttcatcctaacatcgttggtgccgacgtggataacagaGACcttgggttcgcgcccaggctctgtcgtaaccggccacgaccgggaggtctgtggggcgacgcacaattggcctagcatcgtcctagttgagggagggcttggccggtagggatatccttgtctcatcgcgcaccagcgactcctgtggcgggccgggtgcagtgcgcgttaaccaaggttgccaggtgcacggtgtttcctccgacacattggtgctgctggcttccgggttggatgcgcgctgtgttaagaagcagtgcggcttgattgggttgtgtatcggaggacgcatgactttcaaccttcgtctctcccgagcccgtatgggagcgatgagacaagatagtagctactaaaacaattggataccacgaaaaaggggtaaaattcaaaaaaacaaaaaaaagatatTCTCCCATAGTGTTTGGATATCTTACAAGTGTAGATGGATCTGGACTGTGAAATCATTTATAAATCATCAGTATCAGACCTTCTAAAATCATTGACTTATGGCATGTATTTGTGTCTTAAAATAAACACTATTTTGAAAGAAAGTCAAATAATTTACATACAGGGCGGGACCAAGAAATGTAGTCACAATGTGGACACATTGGACAGCTATGAGAGACATTTTAATTTCATATGTAGAATGTGGACTTGACCAGGACAAAATACACATGTTAGTGCCAGGTATAAATGAGACATGAATGACAACTTATACCGCAAAGTGAGAAAATCCATAAACTTAACACCGCTGACCTCGAGCATAAATCGCCTCTGACTGTCTATCGGAACATTGCACAACATATCTAACAGGAGATAGATAGATCTTGATCCCATTAGGTCCTAGGAAAGACAAGTCCAGTTCAAGATCAGCGGACCTCCAAACTAAAATCTGGCACACTTTGAAAAATTATACACAAGCCTTGTCCGATGTAAATGTTTGATACCTTGTTGTATTTAAAGGGATCATGTATTGCACATGGTATACGCAGAGAAAACAAATGCATGTAAGTCTTTCAAGGACATCTATTGTTGCACTATTGAACAATGTGCTGATTTTCATTGCTATCTTTACCTCCCTTTACCTCAGATGAACAATTGAGACCCATATGCGCAATTTTGAATAGGAATATGTCCCCAAAACTTCATTGGTAACATTTTACACTGTTGCTCTTATACTCGTGTAATGACAATGTAATTACTCTATTAACAATGTAATTATTCAAGAAATAACATTTAATATGTACACCTTATTGCTTTGTATTGTAAATTAAAACCTATTCCTAAGTACTGATTGAATGTCTCTCCGATGTTGTGTAAAACTTTTCTTTGATATACGTTAGCAGTGTTTTTGGATCAGCCGAGCCTGAGTGAAGGAGGAATATAGTTTTATTCGTTTTAAATATTGATGTTATCATATAGCCCAAGGGTCTCCAACCgtcttcctggagagctaccctgctGTTGGTTTTTACTCCAATCCCAGTTGCAACTAACCTGGTTCAGTTTATCAAGCAGCTAATTATTAAATCAGGTGTGCTGGATTAGGGTTTGGATGGAAACAGGGCTGGAGAGCCCTGATGTAGGCCTTGGGAATCCCTTGGTCAGTGTGTCTCCATGTTGTTTTATACATTGAAACGTTCACTATATGGAAAGGCTGTGGGCTCAATTCAATCAAATCTACATTGTGGAAGTTTGTAAACAAAGACACCAATCATTGCTGTGGTAGGTCCAATTGAATTTCAGCCCGCACCTGTCTCTGTGCGTTTGTCAACTGTGCACAGAAAAGGCTTGTAATGAAATAAGTTGGGTTACAAATAGGTTTTGATCCAGCATGTGGTCCATGTGCATGTTTCTTCATGATACATAAAACATGGCCCAATATATATACTTAATATGATAGTAAAACAACTGTGTCAGGTCCTTACAGTTGTAGCAGATCACAATGTcccaaataataacaataatactactaataatacatATGATAGAATTAGTATATTAACACAATGTATTCGTATTTGATCAATCATACATGTTTACccctagtattattattattattattgaacaACCTGCAGGAGATATATTGCCAGTGCTTAGTTTCTTCCCATCCTACTGAAacccgagaggagagagagtgcatTGCATCACTACCCACTCCTCGCAGCATTGGTCgccatccatcccctctcctctttccagtACCAAAACAGATGGTGGAAAAATCATCACATCTGCCGGGACGCACGACAACAATAGACAGCATCTAGCCCAAGATAACCGGGGCGTCCATCATGTTTGCTGTCCAGAGCTCCATGAGGGTGTGAGCGCCGTCGGGATTTTTGACACGGGGTACCATCACGGCAGCCGAGGATTCTTCTCGCGACTGTCTGGGCTCTCCATCGAGTGGGGAAGATGGCCGCCATGAAAATTTTAACCAGCAGTGGGCTGTTCTTAGCGTTCTGTGCGTTGGGGTTGCTAGCCATGGCAATCTGCACCGACTTTTGGTATGAGACAGATGCGCGAAGACACCGAGAAAGGTGTAAAAACTACGCCAACAAGAGAAACGACCCGGGGTACATCTATATCTCAAATAGCAATCTCCCCCTCCAGATGCCCCCAAAGGGCATTGGAAGGAAAGGTAACAGTCCAAGTGCCGGAGCTCAGCCTCTTATTAGGGAAAAACGGCACTTTCTGGCCGCAGCGTCAGCTATGGAGTCCCACTGCAGTCGCCAGTTCAATTCAACCATTTCTGGGCTCTGGAGAAAGTGTCATCGAGATGGATTTGACCTGGAGACAGAGGATCTCATATATAAAGGTAAGGGTGCTACAGCTAATAGCCCACATCAGGCCCTGGTGTGATGTGGTACTGATGCTGCTCACTGAGTGTAAGCATGATGCTCAGGTCCTCACATCCAAACTCATATTTGGTCATATTGATACCATGGGCATAGGATTAACTGATGCTCCTAACTGCCACTCTAGGGCCGTTGTCATAATGATATTTTACAAGAGGAGTTTTTGTTCATCATTGTAAACTACAGTAGCAAATAAATAATCATTAAATCATCTAGATGGAAATGCCAGTCGTGTACGTGACGCCGAAGACGTGGCACTTGCGTATTTTTTACGCTTTGTGTGTACaccgctgtccatggtgctgaatttATTTTCAGGCTTTGCGCTCAGTCTGTTCGCCTAGCAGCAGCACACAATGGCGGAGGAAGGGGTCTTCCCTTGTAAAAGCGAAACGATTTGTCTCAGGTGCTATTTGGACTGTTCGATTTTGCTGAGTGCATTTGGCATCTGTTACATTAAAATACTAGATCATGTGTTATGGGTGATGCGTCGATTGTCACGGGGGAGACCGAGAGAAGACCAAGGACTGAATTATTGATAAACATCCTGCTTCGTGGAAATTTTGAGCTGTAAGAGAGGAAAGCATAGTGCATGAAACTCTAGCAGAACGGCCTCGTCCGACACACGACAGCAGGGCTTTCTGTGCAATGCCATGAGGCGTTCATGCCTGACTACTCTGAGATTCTGAAGAGTGATGAGAGAACACCAGCATTAATGTTAGCATAAACACAGTACCTTCGTTCAAGGAAATTCAGGACACTGAATATTTTTGAGAATTCCCCACAAATTATAGCGTGTTTGTTTACCAGGATGTTTTCCTAATGTATCCAATCAGATTCAAACTGTCCAGAATAGGCCTAGAGGACATGTTCATGGGTTAGTTTCACCATATAAAAACGAGAGCTCAGTTCATTTGtcaaaacattgaacatctaatagttgAGTTGAGTTTATTAATTtatttacagggacagtgcattCAATGGAACAGTGcgcattaatcaacgtttcagtaaaagtgccggttttagccagccggctaattttcaaccgtaGTTGGGTTAGCTGACAACTTCACGAAAACTATACTCGCGATTCAATGGGGCAGAAGTCTGTGTTGTTATTCTGGATGGCCAGCTAAGAACAATGACAAGCTGCCATGTGGTGTTTTGACTGATATCATATCTATGCCAATATGGCTCAAATTTTCTAGCTAGCCTTTCTGGGACTGGGGGCAGTATTAAATAGTTTGGATGAATGAGgtccccaaagtaaactgcctgttactcaggcccagaagctagtaTATGCATATAATGGATAGACAAtgctctaaagtttccaaaactgttaaaataatgtctgtgagtataacagaactgatatggcaggtgaagaCCTGAGGAGAATCCACCCAGGAAGTGCCATTATTTTGAAATGggtgtttttccattgaaaggcTATCCACTATATAAAGGGATATGACTCAGATTGcattccctatggcttccactagatgtgaatagtctttagacattgtttcaggcttttattctgaaaaatgaaggaGAATGACCACTTTAACTGAGTGGGCAGTGGAAAGTCCCAGAGCTGTTTGGTGCACCTTTATATTGACAACGCTATTGTCCGGTgcaaatattattgattatttaaaaaaataaaacgtgagtattgattataaacattgtttgacatgtttctacaaactttactAGTACTATTAGGATTTttcgtctgcctgttgtgaccaCCGCCTTTGAGCcaatggattactgaacaaaCCGCGCCAAAAAAACGGAGTTGTTTTgacataaagagggactttatcgaacaaaacaaacatttattgtgtaacatggagtCTTTTGAGTGCAACCatttgaagatcatcaaaggtaattgATTAATtttatcactatttctgacttttgtgactcttctacttggctggaaAATGTGTATGGTTTTGTGTGCTGGGCgatgtcctcagataatcgcatggattgctttcgctgtaaagcctttttgaatctgacacagtggctggattaacaagaagtttagctttattttgatgtattatacttgtgattttatgaaggataaatatttataatactgtaatttgaattttgcgctctgcaatttcaccggatgttgtcgagttGTTCCGCTAGCGGCACGCCTTTCCCAAACAGGCTAGCTAACCAACAATTGTAACGATGTATTTGAGAAACAACAAGTacgtgctcattgtgcaaatgtatttgttttcaataaacattggagaggAAATATAGTTTAcgtgttgtcaacaatctaagccaaccctgtctgcTTTGCCCCATAGCTGCGCATGCATTTTGTTAAACAACCATCCCATCTATAGtaaaatcatagtgtaaaagcaggtgagctggctCTCCTTTTTTTGcctgttttgtggtggaaaactgagcgggTCGAGCATATCACGTCAACCCcagaaatgttttaacaatgtCATTTCTTTGGGTGTAGCTTGCATTTAATTGCCATTCTCTGTTTCGCACAACAATCTTCCATTCCCCATGTCATATGTGGATGTATGGCTGActtcaaccctgttatggtcaaccctgttactttatttggcacttattAGGCACTTAATACAGTCATTTTTTTTTACttgagatttttattttattaagttgaacatgtgGTCTTAATGACAGAATGTTACAATTAGGTGAAAGCAAATAAATATATAATCCTGAAGTTACACATCTCAAAAGGCACCGAATTGGTGGAACGACCATCATGCTGAGGTAAACGGTAACTGTTGTCAGAATTGTGGGAAAGTGAGCTGATTTCTTTGATAGAATAAGGTCATCTGTATCATATCATAAATTGACAACAATATCCACTACACCCTCAGGTTCAATTGCATTGAGACACATAGGCCCACTGGACAACATGATTTTCTCTCTAGTTGCTCCCTTGTTTATCAGAATGATGAGTTGGTCTGCATCTGCAGACACCTCACAACTCAAACCTCAAAGTGTCTCTATAGTGAAGTTAGTAGGTCTGTATACCACCATCACAGTAATACTGATATAAGTAACCTGGTGGGACCAGGGGGTAGCCACTAGCCAGATATGTTTGTGATTCAATGCTACATCTATGGCATGAAAACAAATGACATATGAGTTGGCttaagcacaaacagatctggctaCCACCACACTATGAGACCACAACACATTGAAAGTGATTCATTTGGCCAATACTATAGATTCTCCTCAGTAACTGGGACATGGAACCCAATCCAGAAATGTCTATTTCTTCTCTCAGGCTGCTATAGTTCCATATCAGGGCGTGAACTGTTCCATGTTTGAGCCTGCATACAGTACTTTTGACTTCCTTTACTTCACATAGCTGAATGTTTGCAGCTGAAGTCCAGGTGTTCTAAGTGTGGAGCTTCACACTGTGACTTTTGACAACTCTATCACATTTGGTGCGTCAATACATTTGATTACTTGTTTTTGCTGCCTTTGACCTAAAATGTATCAAATGATATTAGCGAGTAGGTAGTCAGATCTGCTGCTGAGCAAGtgctaataatatataataataatatatgccatttagcagacgcttttatccaaagcgacttacagtcatgtgtgcatacattctacatatgggtggtcccggggatcgaacccactaccctggcgttacaagcgccatgctctaccaactgagctacaagtAAATTGATCTCCATTCTTAGCTCTTGGTCTTGAGGCTCACACAATGTTAGATTTTGCAGAAGTAGTCATGGGACATAAATGTCTCACCGCTCATCTGGATATATTGTGCTTCCCCACCGAACATGAGAACAATGAATGATGTATTTCTGTACTCTGAACTGAGTGAACTCAATGCTAATCCTTGTCAAACCCTTTTTTGAACATTCACACTAGTTCATGTTTTCCTTTTTGATTCTTCCTCTTGTTTATGCCAGAACCATATAGCCTTTTCCATTCATGGTGACTGACTACGCTTTATGGCAGGGGTCTTCTTCCAACATAAATCTCCCTTCTCCCTGATCAAACAAGTAACTGATTACAGTACACAGCATCCAGGAATATGTGAAGATATTTGCAATAATTTGAGCATAGGAGGTCTATCTCATTGCAGTGATATGATGAAACAGTAATGCAAGATTTGTCTCTTCCTGTTGTTATAATTGGTCTCGATACCCACCTCGCACGGAGAGATAATTAGAGGCTGATCTACATGAATGATGCCGGATGCTGTTTCTGCTCTGAATCACAGCTAGCTGTCTCTCACTTTGAGAGGCACACTGAGGATATTGCACGATGACATCATTCACAGTGACACAAAGGACTCATAACAATTTTTCTCTTTTAGAACTACTGTAGTGTCTACATTCTTAACTGAGTCACCATATTCAGTGTGGTTGAGTTTATTGTCTACAAAGCAACCTTATCAAGGTCTTATCAAGACTGTGTTTCTATCATAATCATCAACTCTTTTCTTCAGGATTGATTCAGCGGTGCATCCCAGTCAAGTATCActactcctcctccatccttccgcGAAATTTACCCATCAACATCACCAAGACCATCCGTCAGGATGAGTGGCATGCACTCCGTAAGTctgagcctgtctgtctgtctgtctgtctgtctgtctgtctgtctgtctgtctgtctgtctgtctgtctgtctgtctgtctgtctgtctgtctgtctgtctgtctgtctgtctgtctgtctgtctgtctgtctgtctgtctgtctgtctgtctgtctgtctgtctgtctgtctgtctgtctgtctgtctgtctgtctgtctgtctgtctgtctgtctgtctgtctgtctgtctgtctgtctgtctgtctgtctgtctgtctgtctgtctgtctgtctgtctgatggatGTCTTACTggctgtacagtatgtctggaCTCTCCGTGTtcaatctttttctctctctctgtctatctctctagttctctttctctctaactgtTATCTCAGgatcaaatacatttaaagtggCGGCCATTGAGAGCAATTTCATCTTCTTGTTATCGCTGTTCACCCCTCCCTTTCGCCCTCTCTAGTTTTGATATCCTTCAAAAAGATAAGGAAGATTACATGGTTCTATGAAGGAAGTGACAGGGATTTGTAAGGGTGTATGGCTCTATTTGTGTCAGGAATATTCTATGTATCATATGCCGTGAATATGATTGTGCAGACATTGCATTTCTGTGCTGTGCATGCTGTAGATCCCACTGGGTCTCCTGCTCTGATCTCCACTGTTCATTGTCCACTAAAATGACGGAGGTGTGTGTCTGTTGGTGCAGATCTACGCAGGATGACGGCTGGCTTTGTGGGCATGGCCGTGTCTATCATCCTGTTTGGCTGGATTATCGGAGTGCTGGGCTGCTGTCAGCAGCATGACCTCATGCAGTATGTAGCTGGACTACTCTTTCTCATGGGAGGTAagtgctgtctcctctctgtttggtgtgtgtgtgttttttttgtgtgtgtgtgtgtgtgtgtgtgtgtgtgtgtgtgtgtgtgtgtgtgtgtgtgtgtgtgtgtgtgtgtgtgtgtgcgtgtgcgtgtgcgtgtgtgtctttgTTTGATGCATTGTGTAGACTACAGTAGTTGTCTACACAATATATGCacttgtgtgtgagagagagatatatgtgtGAACACATATAGGTTTATATAATAAGATGTACAATAAATCATGACATCTCTGTAAATGGAGTGTGAAGATGTTACCATTTATTGTCTGGCTGACCCACTAGGCCTACCAACATAGGAATGACATAATACCTTATATAGTTCATTGAAGTTGCTGTGAATCCCGTACATTTCCGTTTGTCTCCTTGTCCTCCCTCAGGAACGTGTTGTATCATCTCCCTGTGTACGTGTGTGGCGGGCATCAACTTTGAGCTGTCGCGTTACCCACGCTACATGTATGGCCTCCCAGAGGATATTAGCCATGGCTACGGCTGGTCCATGTTCTGTGCCTGGGGGGGCTTAGGCCTCACTCTGCTGGCTGGTTTCCTGTGCACCCTGGCCCCATCCCTAAGCACCCCCTCCCGTACAACCGTCCACAAGCCCAGACAGGAGAACGGAACCGTGTGATGGGACTGTGTGACTGGCCCACAAAGCGCACAAATAAGCAACACCCATCCAACTTCGTCCAACGTTTTTGTCCAACCACCATCTCACCTCACCACCTTCCCTGTCCATACCACCTCTGTCATCCATCTGAATCATGAGTGTACCAGAGAAATTGTACATGGGAGAACAGAGCAAAGACATACCAAACTGTACTATTTACTGTACATctaa includes:
- the LOC124035638 gene encoding transmembrane protein 178B-like — protein: MAAMKILTSSGLFLAFCALGLLAMAICTDFWYETDARRHRERCKNYANKRNDPGYIYISNSNLPLQMPPKGIGRKGNSPSAGAQPLIREKRHFLAAASAMESHCSRQFNSTISGLWRKCHRDGFDLETEDLIYKGLIQRCIPVKYHYSSSILPRNLPINITKTIRQDEWHALHLRRMTAGFVGMAVSIILFGWIIGVLGCCQQHDLMQYVAGLLFLMGGTCCIISLCTCVAGINFELSRYPRYMYGLPEDISHGYGWSMFCAWGGLGLTLLAGFLCTLAPSLSTPSRTTVHKPRQENGTV